The region CGTCGGTCATGCGTTACAGGCTACGTCAGGGATGCTGGAACAATGCGTATAAGCTCAGGCATGCCCATGACTAATCTGCTCGACCGTCTGGCACAGGCTGAGGCGCGCGCCCACACACGCTACGGTCTGAGCGGTGCTGTGGGGCAGTTTGGGCCACTGACAGCCGTGTATGCCGGAGCAGCTCTGGTGCTGAATTCCGCGTGGCTCGGTGGCCCTGGTGTGCCCTCAGCTGACGAGCTGGACGCCTTTGAAGCATTCAGCCGGCAGCATGGAGAGGCACCGACCATTCATATGCTGTCGCATGCTGCCCCCACCCTGCTGCCGGAACTGGAGGAACGTGGCTATGCCCTGACGTCCCTGCCGCACCTGTATACGCGGAACCTGGACAATCTCCCTCCAGCGCCGGGCATGACCATCTGCCAGGAAGACGACCCTGACCAATGGGCCGAGTGGTCCGCCCAGGGTTTCGGCGGGGGACTGGAGATCATGCGGGCTGTGGCCCAAGCTCCGGACACCCGGCTGTACACGGCGTGGCTGGACGGTCAGCCTGCCGCAACCGCTGCCATGAGCCTGACTGACGGCCTGGCTGCCCTCCACGGCACCTCTACTCTGCCGGCGTTCCGTGGCCGAGGTGCCCAGACGGCGCTGCTCGCCTGGCGTCTGCACCAGGCTGTGAAGGCAGACGCCGACCTGGCCAGTGTATTTGTGACTCCTGCCTCGCCCAGTGAGCGCAATATCGTCCGGGCTGGCTTTGTGTTGACCGGTTTCCGGCTGACCTTCAGGCAGCGTTGAGTGGAGTGCCGCTTCAGGCCTGCTGGACAGATGACCGGTCTGAGCAACCGGTCATCCTCCGTTGGAATCTGCACGGGAACCACGAGTGCAAGGGAAACCGCGGGCTGCAGGCAGCCCGCGCGGTCCTATTTCGAGTCCGGGTCCGACTCTTCTGCGCCCTCCACCCATTCCAGCAGGTCTCCTGGCTGACACTCCAGGACGCGGCATATTGCATCCAGGGTACTGAATCGAATGGCCCGTGCCTTACCGGTTTTCAGAATGCTCAGGTTTGCCAGGGTGATTCCTACTCGTTCGGAAAGTTCTGACAGGGTCATCCGGCGCTCGGCAAGGACCTGATCAAGCTTGACCAGTACAGGCATCAGACCGTTAATTCGTGTTCGTGGCGCAGCTTCCGTTCCTCTTCGCGCAGCACGCACGCCTGCTGGAGGACCGCAGCGAAGATGGCTAGCACGGCAGCTGTAAGTAGAGGAGCCACGCCCAGTTCCAGTACGCTCAGGGCACCGAGAGAGGTCCGCGACGCCAGAAACACGGAAGCATCCGGCACGTCTTTCAGGGCAGTGTGGACCACATCATATGGTTGAGCCTGCTGGATGGCCCACCACCTGAGGGGTACGCCAATCAGCACGAGCACTTGGCAGAACAGCGCAATCCGGGCAGCGAGGTGAAGGTCACGGATGTTTGCTGGGTCAAACGGATCGAACATCAGACGGTTAAAGAAGGTTTTTACCCGGCTGTAGGCCACGAAAAGAAAGGTCAGGAGTCCAAGGCTCGCTGCTACACCAAGCACCTTGATCCACACAGGTGGATTCAGGGTGACGCTCATTTCGGTGATGCGAAAGTGCTGATCGTCAAGTCGAAGAGCGATTCCAACCGGTACAGCGAAGCTGAGGGGGTGGGACAGAGGTGACCCGGTCAGCAGAGTCCACAGAAAGCCGAGGCTAAACAGAACAAGGAACAACATGCCCAGATTCAGGACCCAGTTGAGGACGATACGCGCAGATTCGGGGTGAAGCATGACGCCTCCTTATCGAATTTCAATATACTGCTTTATCGATTATCGGTAAGGCGCATATAGCCAGCCTCTGGAAAGGGTATAGCCATATGCCGCGCAGTTCACATGGTCCGGCCTCCAGGAGCCCTTAGTTCATATTGTTTTCAGGACTGTGCCCTTCCTCTGATATGGCCGTTTCACGGCCATATCCCCGAACCGCCTCACTGTGGGCGCGACTGCCGGACCGCGTCACGCACCGCTGCACATACGGCTTCCTGCACCAGCGCCCCAAGAAGCAACGGGTCGGCTGCTGGCCGCATTCCACTACTGAGCATAAAAGCGCTGTCTCCATCCCAGAAGGTATGGCTCGGATGAATCACGCGTCCCAGAGCGGTCTGAGCAGCGTCAGCGAGCCGGCGGCATTCACTTTTGGTCAGGATATGCTCGGTGACTACTGCCACCAGGGTGGTGCTCTCCACGTCGCCTGGGGTAAACGCCAGGGCTCCAGGCCCTGTGCCCGGACCGGCAAGCACCTCTCCCCTCTCGTCCAGCACGTCTCCAATAGGGTTCGCTACGGCCAGAACGCCGACCCTGACGCCGTGACGCTCCAGGCACACGCTGCCCAGACCACCGGGGACTGCCCCCGTTCCCAGGTATTTCCCGGCCGTGGCGCCAGTGCCTGCTCCAACGCGCCCACGCTGCACCGGAGCTGACGAGGCGGCGCGCGCTGCGTATTCGCCCTCGGCATCACCTGGCCGGACCTGGGCGTCTCCCACCCCCAGGTCGTAGATCACAGCGGCCGGTACGATCGGTACCCGCGCCCAGGGCGTCTCATGCCCAATCCCGCGTTCTTCCAGAACCCGCACCACACCGCTGGCCGCCGCCAGCCCGAAGGCGCTGCCGCCAGTCAGGAGTAGGGCGTGCACCCGTTCGACCTTCTTCTCCACTTCCAAAAGCACCCCTTCGCGGGTCCCAGGGCTGGGGCCCAGAAACGAAGCGGAAGCTACAGCGCCCTGAGGCGGGCACAGCACAACTGTGCAGCCGGTCAAGCCGACCGGGTCGCTCCAGTGCCCCACCTGAAAGCCAGGAACTGCGGTCAGGGTGGTGTTCTCAACAATCATGTCCTGCAGTCTGGCAGGGTCAGGGCATTAAAAAACCTCGCCCGCGGGGGCGAGGTCAGGCAGCAGCCACAGTGATCAGGGCGTCTTGAGGGCGTACCCGATGCCGCGAACCGTGCGGATGATGCCGTAACCATCAAGGTCGCGCAGCTTGGCGCGCATGTTGGCCATGTGCACGTCCACAACGTTGCTGTTGCTGGGCAGCTCACCGTTCCAAACTTCGCGCTCAATTTCCTGGCGGGAGTAGACGCGCCCCGGCTGGCGGGCCAGGAAGGTCAGCAGGTCGAACTCCTTGGGCGACAGGCGCACCTCGTGACCGTTGTAATGGCACAGGCGCTTTTGCGGATGAATTTCAAGCGCACCTATGGAGATCACTTCGCCGTGCTGCTGATGACGCAACTGCACCTTGACGCGCGCGACCAGTTCCTCCGGATGGAAGGGCTTGGTCATATAGTCGTCGGCACCGGCCTCCAGCAGGTTTACCTTGCGGTCCACCGCGTCCATGGCGGTCAGGATGATGATCGGCACGCTGCTGGTCTTGCGCAGGCGACGGGCCACTTCCGCGCCGTCGAAATCTGGCAGGCCGAGGTCGAGAACCACCAGATCCGGAGCGTGTTCGCGGGCCGACGTCAACCCAGTGATGCCGTCGGCGGCCGTCAGGACACGGTAACCGGCTTGTTCCAGTTCGTACTGGACGACGCGAGTGATGTCCGGATTGTCTTCGATAAGAAGGATGCGTTGGTCCATGGCTGCCCTTTAACTCCTGAAGTCCGTGAGTGTGTCCCGTATGGACGCCTGCTCGGCGCCTATGCGGAATTCCCCCTCGGTGGATCGAGGGCGAATCGTGATTGTGGTCATCGTAGGGTCAGGGGTGCGTTGCAGTGGCGTTAACACGGTTTATGTTCGCTTAACAGCCGTCAGGTTCCGTCCTGCCCTCCCAGGTCCGGCATGGTGCCTACAATGCGGGGATGACTGGTGGCTCTCACGATTTCGACGATACGGACTTTGACCCTTTTGCCCTTGAGGACGAAGGACAGCTCGAACGGCTCAACGGCGCGGATCTGTACTTTGAAGTCGCGGGCAAGGGCCAGGAGGACAGCGCACCTCTGATCTTTCTGCATGGCGGTCCTGGCTACAACAGCTATTCGTTCCGGATTCTGTTTGGCGAACGACTCACGGGGCGCACCGTCGTGTATCTGGACCAGCGCGGCTCCGGACGCAGCGGACCTCTGGAAGACACCGAACAGGGCGCAGCTACCCTTGACCTCGACACCCTGGTCGCAGACGTAGAAGCCCTGCGCGACCATCTGGGAGCCGAGCGGATCGTGCCCCTGGGGCACGGCTTCGGAGCCCTGGTGGCCCTGGAGTATGCCCGGCGTCACCCCACGCGCACCGAACGGGTGGTGCTGGTTAACCCCTGGGTTCACTTCCCGGACCTGGCGCTTACCCTGCTGGAAGAGGCCAGCACACTGCGCAGCCGCGACCTGGAAGACCCCGCCGATCAGGTCCGTGCCAGCACGCCCGAAGGCCAGCACCCCCAGGTGGGCAGCGCGCGGGTGGAAGCAGCTTTTGACCTGCTGAACGCCCGCGATCTGCTCAATGCCATGCACTTCAGGGACGCGGCCAGCCGGATGCGGCTGGAGTTCGTGGACGCCGAGGGTCAGCTTGCCGG is a window of Deinococcus deserti VCD115 DNA encoding:
- a CDS encoding GNAT family N-acetyltransferase, translated to MPMTNLLDRLAQAEARAHTRYGLSGAVGQFGPLTAVYAGAALVLNSAWLGGPGVPSADELDAFEAFSRQHGEAPTIHMLSHAAPTLLPELEERGYALTSLPHLYTRNLDNLPPAPGMTICQEDDPDQWAEWSAQGFGGGLEIMRAVAQAPDTRLYTAWLDGQPAATAAMSLTDGLAALHGTSTLPAFRGRGAQTALLAWRLHQAVKADADLASVFVTPASPSERNIVRAGFVLTGFRLTFRQR
- a CDS encoding helix-turn-helix domain-containing protein, producing the protein MPVLVKLDQVLAERRMTLSELSERVGITLANLSILKTGKARAIRFSTLDAICRVLECQPGDLLEWVEGAEESDPDSK
- a CDS encoding P1 family peptidase, with the protein product MIVENTTLTAVPGFQVGHWSDPVGLTGCTVVLCPPQGAVASASFLGPSPGTREGVLLEVEKKVERVHALLLTGGSAFGLAAASGVVRVLEERGIGHETPWARVPIVPAAVIYDLGVGDAQVRPGDAEGEYAARAASSAPVQRGRVGAGTGATAGKYLGTGAVPGGLGSVCLERHGVRVGVLAVANPIGDVLDERGEVLAGPGTGPGALAFTPGDVESTTLVAVVTEHILTKSECRRLADAAQTALGRVIHPSHTFWDGDSAFMLSSGMRPAADPLLLGALVQEAVCAAVRDAVRQSRPQ
- a CDS encoding response regulator transcription factor; its protein translation is MDQRILLIEDNPDITRVVQYELEQAGYRVLTAADGITGLTSAREHAPDLVVLDLGLPDFDGAEVARRLRKTSSVPIIILTAMDAVDRKVNLLEAGADDYMTKPFHPEELVARVKVQLRHQQHGEVISIGALEIHPQKRLCHYNGHEVRLSPKEFDLLTFLARQPGRVYSRQEIEREVWNGELPSNSNVVDVHMANMRAKLRDLDGYGIIRTVRGIGYALKTP
- a CDS encoding alpha/beta fold hydrolase — its product is MTGGSHDFDDTDFDPFALEDEGQLERLNGADLYFEVAGKGQEDSAPLIFLHGGPGYNSYSFRILFGERLTGRTVVYLDQRGSGRSGPLEDTEQGAATLDLDTLVADVEALRDHLGAERIVPLGHGFGALVALEYARRHPTRTERVVLVNPWVHFPDLALTLLEEASTLRSRDLEDPADQVRASTPEGQHPQVGSARVEAAFDLLNARDLLNAMHFRDAASRMRLEFVDAEGQLAGGGEVQEALVNQGLWEFEYAPFLQQIRRPVFLIAGAHDRSSYPTQVQWVADLGGADVSVLDAGHYPWLDDEDAFAEALEESLSR